Proteins encoded by one window of Cystobacter ferrugineus:
- a CDS encoding glucodextranase DOMON-like domain-containing protein, whose translation MKTSRLACFTLTAALLGAPALAADKVSFKDPTGDDNGPGTYKYPTDPVYKRGSFDLTDFSLARKGEKLDISLGFNTTLEDPWKTGSGFSVQMAFIFIDTDGKEGSGSTESLPGLNVKFAPQFAWEKVIVISPQGASRVKAEVGSKAGAAKDNVLVPDRVKGSGRKVTATVNAPGLQGEPSQWRYQVLIQSNEGFPSGNDLLTRKVNEYEGQHRFGGGNDGECDPHVMDMLAGAGKGDASEVKAQHEALAFECAEEGAVKKQATLTMVGGEAAPAEKK comes from the coding sequence ATGAAGACGTCCCGACTCGCGTGCTTCACGCTCACCGCGGCGCTGCTGGGCGCGCCCGCCCTGGCCGCCGACAAGGTGTCCTTCAAGGACCCCACCGGTGATGACAACGGCCCGGGCACCTACAAGTACCCGACCGACCCCGTCTACAAGCGCGGCTCGTTCGACCTGACCGACTTCTCCCTGGCCAGGAAGGGCGAGAAGCTCGACATCTCCCTGGGCTTCAACACCACCCTGGAGGATCCCTGGAAGACGGGCAGTGGCTTCTCCGTGCAGATGGCCTTCATCTTCATCGACACGGACGGCAAGGAGGGCAGCGGCTCCACCGAGTCCCTTCCCGGGCTCAACGTGAAGTTCGCCCCCCAGTTCGCCTGGGAGAAGGTCATCGTCATCTCGCCGCAGGGCGCCTCGCGCGTGAAGGCCGAGGTCGGCTCCAAGGCCGGCGCCGCGAAGGACAACGTCCTCGTCCCGGATCGCGTCAAGGGCTCGGGCCGCAAGGTCACCGCCACCGTCAACGCGCCGGGCCTCCAGGGCGAGCCCTCGCAGTGGCGCTACCAGGTGCTCATCCAGTCCAACGAGGGCTTCCCCTCGGGCAATGATCTGCTGACCCGCAAGGTGAACGAGTACGAGGGCCAGCACCGCTTCGGTGGCGGCAACGACGGCGAGTGCGATCCGCACGTCATGGACATGCTCGCGGGCGCGGGCAAGGGCGATGCCTCCGAGGTGAAGGCCCAGCACGAGGCGCTCGCCTTCGAGTGCGCCGAGGAGGGCGCGGTGAAGAAGCAGGCCACGCTCACCATGGTGGGCGGTGAGGCGGCTCCGGCGGAGAAGAAGTAG
- a CDS encoding glucodextranase DOMON-like domain-containing protein, whose amino-acid sequence MPLRSVPPRFLSLLLLAVLASACRGTRGATPLFSLEDPRGDDHGDGELSYPLREDLGPGAMDLLSLRAWPESGGTRFEATFARPIASPTARTVDGVGTTLVDQARLGFYTFNLDVYVDQDRREGSGSTDTLPGRRLVLAPGSAWEKAILLSPRPLEARDSLRALWREAALAEAQRTQGSLGGPALKALEAEVERRIDASVFFPTRANVTGARVSFFVPESFLGGPASASWGYAVAVTGAVLTRRVSMPAFLWGVAAPPEQGVMVLGIGPGVSHERFGGGRVGGAPQSPVVDLMVPEGVRQEDVLGPEAPPWPAVVPDASLPQAPDAGGAAGQGEAPGGAAPPG is encoded by the coding sequence ATGCCCCTCCGATCCGTGCCGCCGCGCTTCCTCTCCCTCCTGTTGCTCGCCGTCCTGGCCTCCGCCTGTCGTGGCACGCGCGGAGCCACGCCGCTCTTCTCCCTGGAAGACCCCAGGGGGGATGATCATGGCGACGGCGAGCTGAGCTACCCGCTGCGCGAGGACCTGGGCCCGGGCGCGATGGATCTGCTCTCGCTGCGCGCCTGGCCCGAGAGCGGGGGAACGCGCTTCGAGGCCACCTTCGCCCGCCCCATCGCCTCGCCCACCGCGCGCACCGTGGATGGCGTGGGCACCACCCTGGTGGATCAGGCCCGCCTCGGCTTCTACACCTTCAACCTGGACGTGTACGTGGACCAGGACCGGCGCGAGGGCTCGGGGAGCACGGACACGCTCCCGGGCCGGCGCCTCGTGCTCGCTCCGGGCAGCGCCTGGGAGAAGGCCATCCTCCTGTCGCCCCGTCCCCTCGAGGCACGGGACTCGCTGCGCGCGCTCTGGCGAGAGGCGGCGCTCGCCGAGGCCCAGCGGACCCAGGGCTCGCTCGGCGGGCCCGCGTTGAAGGCCCTGGAGGCGGAGGTCGAGCGGCGCATCGACGCGAGCGTCTTCTTCCCCACGCGAGCCAACGTCACCGGCGCTCGGGTGTCCTTCTTCGTGCCGGAGTCGTTCCTGGGCGGCCCGGCGAGCGCGTCCTGGGGCTACGCGGTGGCGGTGACGGGGGCGGTGCTCACCCGGCGTGTGTCGATGCCGGCCTTCCTCTGGGGCGTGGCGGCGCCGCCCGAGCAGGGGGTGATGGTGCTGGGCATCGGCCCGGGCGTGTCCCACGAGCGCTTCGGCGGGGGACGCGTGGGCGGCGCGCCCCAGTCGCCGGTGGTGGATTTGATGGTGCCCGAGGGCGTGCGGCAGGAGGACGTGCTCGGGCCCGAGGCGCCGCCATGGCCGGCGGTGGTGCCCGACGCGTCGCTACCGCAGGCGCCAGATGCCGGTGGCGCGGCCGGGCAGGGTGAGGCTCCAGGCGGTGCCGCTCCGCCCGGGTGA
- a CDS encoding alpha-amylase family glycosyl hydrolase yields the protein MLRASRLLPLLAVTSCVTGPSNPNEPPPARVELAAPASDAWYTHAVFYELFVRSFQDSNGDGKGDLPGLISRLDYLNDGDPSTTTDLGVDALWLMPVFASPSYHGYDVTDYERVNPDYGTNEDLERLCAEAHRRGMRVIVDLVINHSSSQHPWFIDSASSPGSARRDWYQWSDKDLGWKPPWDIFANGSTWHALNGAYYYGVFWSGMPDLNLRTPAVREEVKRLASFWLAKGVDGFRLDAARYLIETGGGLTGQADTAETHAFWREFSEHVRSVKPDAVLVGEAWTTTPLIATYYGSTARLPQGDELPLNFNFPLSEALLKAAQSGDGNGIALKLSEMSGRYPAGVADAPFLTNHDNIRVATQLAGKPGPLVTAASVMLTLPGSPFLYYGEELGLANGPTSRDEDKRTPMPWDSSASGGFTTGSPWFALAPGHERTNVATQTDDPGSLLSRYRALIRARHASPALERGGLTLLTSTRGRAPTLAFLRTLGSERVLVVHNLGDTSETTGPLELEAESLEPLFTDASVGSPGRSGTAWSLTLPGRATGIWRLR from the coding sequence CCTGCGTCACGGGTCCCTCGAATCCGAACGAACCGCCGCCCGCTCGAGTGGAACTCGCCGCGCCCGCGAGTGACGCCTGGTACACGCACGCCGTCTTCTATGAGCTGTTCGTGCGCAGCTTCCAGGACTCCAACGGGGACGGGAAGGGAGACCTGCCCGGCCTCATCTCCCGGCTGGATTACCTCAACGATGGAGACCCGAGCACCACGACGGACCTGGGCGTGGACGCGCTGTGGCTCATGCCCGTGTTCGCCTCGCCGAGCTACCACGGCTACGACGTGACGGACTACGAGCGCGTCAACCCGGACTACGGCACCAACGAGGATCTCGAGCGCCTGTGCGCCGAGGCCCACCGCCGCGGAATGCGCGTCATCGTGGACCTGGTCATCAACCACAGCAGCTCGCAGCACCCGTGGTTCATCGACTCCGCGTCCTCGCCCGGCTCGGCCCGGCGCGACTGGTACCAGTGGAGCGACAAGGATCTGGGCTGGAAGCCACCCTGGGACATCTTCGCCAACGGCTCCACGTGGCACGCGCTCAACGGCGCCTACTACTACGGCGTCTTCTGGAGCGGCATGCCGGACCTCAACCTGCGCACGCCCGCGGTGCGCGAGGAAGTCAAACGCCTCGCCTCCTTCTGGCTGGCCAAGGGAGTGGATGGTTTCCGGCTGGACGCGGCTCGCTACCTCATCGAAACGGGCGGCGGCCTCACCGGCCAGGCCGACACCGCCGAGACGCACGCCTTCTGGAGGGAGTTCTCCGAGCACGTGCGGAGCGTGAAGCCCGACGCGGTGCTCGTGGGCGAGGCCTGGACCACCACCCCCCTCATCGCCACCTACTACGGCTCCACGGCGCGGCTGCCCCAGGGAGACGAACTGCCGCTCAACTTCAACTTCCCGCTCTCCGAGGCGCTGCTCAAGGCGGCCCAGAGCGGAGACGGCAACGGCATCGCCCTGAAGCTGTCGGAGATGAGCGGACGCTACCCCGCGGGCGTGGCGGACGCGCCCTTCCTCACCAACCACGACAACATCCGCGTGGCCACGCAGCTCGCCGGCAAGCCCGGACCCCTGGTGACCGCGGCGTCCGTGATGCTCACGCTGCCCGGCTCGCCCTTCCTCTATTACGGCGAGGAGTTGGGCCTGGCCAATGGCCCCACCTCCCGGGACGAGGACAAGCGCACCCCCATGCCCTGGGACTCGAGCGCGAGTGGCGGCTTCACCACCGGCTCGCCCTGGTTCGCGCTCGCCCCGGGCCACGAGCGCACCAACGTGGCCACGCAGACGGATGATCCGGGCTCGCTGCTGTCGCGCTACCGCGCGCTCATCCGGGCCCGCCACGCCTCGCCGGCCCTGGAGCGCGGCGGTCTCACCCTGCTCACCTCCACCCGAGGCCGCGCGCCCACCCTCGCCTTCCTGCGCACGCTCGGGAGCGAGCGCGTGCTCGTCGTGCACAACCTCGGCGACACCTCCGAGACCACGGGGCCGCTCGAGCTGGAGGCGGAGTCCCTCGAGCCCCTCTTCACGGACGCCTCCGTGGGCTCACCCGGGCGGAGCGGCACCGCCTGGAGCCTCACCCTGCCCGGCCGCGCCACCGGCATCTGGCGCCTGCGGTAG
- a CDS encoding sugar ABC transporter permease, with amino-acid sequence MFSRRDGIPHWPLHVLLVLFTLFALYPILWVISIAFSGRQSLAITTLPESPTALERVRAIIPWPETWSASNFTSVMTEQPFGHWLFNSAVIALGTTVVGVFLACTAAYAFSRFKFVGQRTGMMAFLVSQMFPGTLMLIPLYIILVQWLGLGSSRLGLMIVYATTSIPFSVWMLKGYFDTIPKDLEEAALMEGASVGKIFWTIILPLAKPAVAVTALFSFMTAWNEFILAATFMDQEAMYTAPVGLRFFVGGYSQQWGYFAAGSIIVSIPVVFLFLFLQKYLVSGLTAGSVKG; translated from the coding sequence ATGTTCTCGCGTCGTGACGGAATCCCCCACTGGCCGCTGCACGTGCTGCTGGTGCTCTTCACCCTCTTCGCGCTCTATCCCATCCTCTGGGTCATCTCGATCGCGTTCTCCGGGCGGCAGAGCCTCGCCATCACCACGCTGCCCGAGTCGCCCACCGCGCTCGAGCGCGTGCGCGCCATCATCCCGTGGCCCGAGACGTGGTCGGCCTCCAACTTCACCTCGGTGATGACGGAGCAGCCCTTCGGCCACTGGCTGTTCAACAGCGCCGTCATCGCGCTGGGCACCACCGTGGTGGGCGTGTTCCTCGCGTGCACCGCGGCGTACGCCTTCAGCCGCTTCAAGTTCGTGGGGCAGCGCACCGGCATGATGGCCTTCCTCGTGTCCCAGATGTTCCCGGGCACGCTCATGCTCATTCCGCTCTACATCATCCTGGTGCAGTGGCTGGGGCTGGGCAGCTCGCGCCTGGGGCTGATGATCGTCTACGCCACCACGTCCATTCCCTTCAGCGTGTGGATGCTCAAGGGCTACTTCGACACCATTCCCAAGGACCTGGAGGAGGCGGCGCTGATGGAGGGCGCCTCGGTGGGGAAGATCTTCTGGACCATCATCCTGCCGCTGGCCAAGCCCGCGGTGGCGGTGACGGCGCTCTTCTCGTTCATGACGGCGTGGAACGAGTTCATCCTCGCGGCCACCTTCATGGACCAGGAAGCCATGTACACGGCGCCCGTGGGCCTGCGCTTCTTCGTGGGTGGCTACTCGCAGCAGTGGGGCTACTTCGCCGCGGGCTCCATCATCGTGTCCATCCCCGTCGTCTTCCTGTTCCTCTTCCTGCAGAAGTACCTGGTGTCCGGGCTCACCGCCGGCAGCGTCAAGGGCTAG